The following coding sequences lie in one Cupriavidus sp. WKF15 genomic window:
- a CDS encoding phosphatase PAP2 family protein: MYSWQLISRLGESAYLLPSALFIALWLCYRRTPGSALLWLAAVAVAAGLTLISKLAFMGWGMGIPALDFTGVSGHSAVSAAVLPVLLYLSAPTTRHGLARFSAYCGVGLALLIGWSRLVLHTHSLSEVLAGLTLGLAASLTFLNWRRANALPRSVAPLIGTLAFFSAIHGLPVPYFVDNTHYWVERTAVRLSGRDFPYRRGERG, encoded by the coding sequence ATGTATTCTTGGCAACTGATCTCCCGCCTCGGCGAGAGCGCATATTTGTTGCCCAGCGCGCTGTTTATCGCGCTGTGGCTATGCTACCGGCGTACACCCGGCAGCGCACTGCTTTGGCTGGCGGCCGTCGCGGTCGCCGCGGGCCTCACGCTCATATCGAAGCTCGCGTTCATGGGATGGGGCATGGGCATCCCCGCACTCGATTTCACCGGCGTATCCGGCCATAGCGCGGTGTCCGCAGCTGTCCTCCCCGTACTGCTATATTTGTCCGCCCCAACAACACGCCACGGGCTCGCGCGATTCAGCGCGTACTGCGGCGTTGGGTTGGCACTTCTGATTGGCTGGTCCCGCCTGGTCCTGCACACGCACTCCTTGTCCGAGGTGTTAGCCGGGCTGACGTTGGGGCTGGCCGCTAGCCTGACTTTCCTCAACTGGCGGAGGGCCAACGCACTACCGCGGAGCGTGGCGCCGCTGATCGGCACCCTGGCATTCTTCTCCGCCATACATGGATTGCCCGTTCCCTACTTTGTCGACAATACCCATTACTGGGTCGAACGTACCGCGGTTCGGCTATCGGGGCGTGATTTTCCCTACCGCCGCGGCGAACGCGGCTAA
- the pgi gene encoding glucose-6-phosphate isomerase — translation MSTTLPAWQDLREHAARIRDTHMRDWFAGPHGQARSERLTAEACGLTLDYAKNRITEETLNLLFELARQAQVCERRDAMFDGEPVNTTERRAALHMALRARPGDGYRALGMPVEADVSAVLMQMELFADEVRSGTWTGFDGRAITDVVNIGIGGSDLGPRMVCRALEQDTEPAPRIHFVANVDGCDLARKLARLDAATTLVIVCSKTFTTLETMANARTARDWFLRHGARQTDLTRHFVAVSTNRDAVAAFGIDPGNMFPFWDWVGGRFSLWSAVGLSIAVAVGFDRFRQLLDGARAMDQHFASAPPEQNLPMILGLLDVWYRSLLGAGSRCVAPYCEPLELLPAFLQQLEMESNGKSVQHNGAALEAGSAAVVWGTTGTNGQHAYFQMVHQGSQLVPVDFIACLQPHSDLPGHHTKLLANCFAQSEALLRGRTAEEVRAEGQVDERLVPHLVFEGNRPSNTLLLQRLDAFHLGALLAMCEHRTFVQGTLWNVNSFDQWGVELGKKLAGPIERELEGAPAQPHDASTAALIRRVCRARAMTPD, via the coding sequence ATGTCGACGACCCTCCCCGCCTGGCAAGATTTGCGTGAGCACGCCGCCAGGATTCGCGATACCCATATGCGTGACTGGTTCGCGGGCCCGCACGGCCAGGCCCGCTCCGAGCGCCTGACGGCTGAAGCCTGCGGCCTGACCCTTGATTACGCCAAGAACCGCATCACCGAGGAAACGCTGAACCTGCTGTTCGAGTTGGCCCGCCAGGCACAGGTATGCGAACGGCGCGATGCCATGTTTGACGGCGAACCGGTCAACACCACCGAGCGCCGCGCAGCACTCCATATGGCACTGCGAGCCCGCCCCGGCGATGGCTACCGTGCATTGGGTATGCCGGTAGAGGCCGACGTATCAGCCGTCCTCATGCAGATGGAACTTTTCGCGGATGAAGTGCGCAGCGGCACCTGGACAGGCTTTGACGGCCGCGCTATCACCGACGTGGTTAACATCGGCATCGGCGGTTCCGACCTTGGGCCACGCATGGTGTGCCGCGCCCTGGAGCAGGATACGGAGCCCGCGCCGCGCATCCATTTCGTCGCCAACGTGGACGGTTGTGACCTGGCGCGCAAGCTGGCTCGCCTGGACGCCGCCACCACGCTGGTGATCGTCTGCTCCAAGACTTTCACCACGCTGGAAACCATGGCCAATGCCCGCACCGCGCGCGACTGGTTCCTGCGCCATGGCGCCAGGCAGACGGATCTGACCCGCCACTTCGTGGCCGTCTCGACCAACCGGGACGCCGTGGCAGCGTTCGGCATCGACCCCGGCAACATGTTTCCCTTCTGGGACTGGGTGGGCGGGCGCTTCTCGCTGTGGTCGGCGGTGGGCCTGTCGATCGCCGTGGCTGTCGGCTTTGACCGGTTCCGCCAGCTGCTGGATGGCGCACGGGCTATGGACCAGCATTTCGCCAGTGCGCCGCCCGAACAGAACCTGCCGATGATCCTTGGCTTGCTCGATGTCTGGTATCGCAGCCTCCTGGGCGCTGGTAGCCGCTGCGTGGCGCCCTATTGCGAACCGCTGGAATTGCTGCCGGCCTTCCTGCAGCAACTGGAGATGGAGAGCAACGGCAAGTCGGTGCAGCACAACGGCGCCGCGCTCGAAGCCGGCTCTGCCGCGGTGGTATGGGGCACCACCGGTACTAACGGCCAGCACGCCTACTTCCAAATGGTGCACCAGGGTTCGCAGCTGGTGCCCGTGGACTTCATTGCCTGCTTGCAGCCGCACAGCGACCTGCCCGGTCACCACACCAAACTGCTGGCCAATTGCTTTGCGCAGAGCGAAGCACTACTGCGCGGGCGGACCGCCGAAGAGGTGCGTGCCGAAGGCCAGGTTGATGAAAGACTGGTGCCACATCTCGTGTTCGAAGGGAATCGTCCCAGCAATACCCTGCTACTGCAGCGGCTGGATGCTTTCCACCTGGGCGCATTGCTCGCCATGTGCGAACACCGTACATTCGTGCAGGGCACGCTTTGGAATGTAAACTCCTTCGATCAATGGGGAGTGGAACTCGGCAAGAAGCTGGCTGGCCCAATCGAGCGCGAACTGGAAGGCGCACCGGCGCAGCCGCATGACGCATCGACAGCCGCGCTGATCCGCCGCGTATGCCGCGCCAGAGCCATGACGCCGGACTGA
- a CDS encoding prolyl oligopeptidase family serine peptidase yields the protein MNSIKRKRCIAALACLTLSAGAFAQSVPGLRGRLLDQTTTLRVSAGELAKLLGSTDAGRQLMQVAGTPACALEIVYFRYGTIGGANEITNASAALMIPSGEPACSGPRPTMLYAHGTTTYRNFNIADLAQTDKRNGDGASEGLAVAAMYAAQGYIVIASNYAGYSGSGLAYHPYLNAAQQSADMIDSLAAGRVAMGKAASHKLTWDSGKLFVTGYSQGGYVAMATHRALQAAGVNVTAASMGSGPYALGAMGDALVAGEVDIGATVFTTLIATSYQHAYGNLYGNPGDFYEPAYAHNVEKLLPSMTSLDALIEKQRLPATALFSLTAPAPQFAALTPPTSSPLAPSDLTPIFALGFGQGNLVRNEYRLSMLQDGLVNPDGAFPNATVAMAPAASPAHPLRHAFMRNDLRNWTPNTPVQLCGGHNDPTVFFFNATVEQAYWKNAKVPQTLTTVLDVDSSVAGTNDPYAAIKQGFANAKATLAAQAVAGGATDGGASAVIEAYHGDLVAPFCMAAARTFFGGF from the coding sequence ATGAATTCGATCAAGCGCAAGCGTTGTATTGCGGCTTTGGCCTGCCTGACACTCAGTGCGGGCGCCTTTGCGCAATCCGTCCCCGGACTCCGGGGCCGGTTGCTGGATCAGACAACCACACTACGCGTCAGTGCGGGCGAGCTGGCGAAACTGCTGGGTTCAACCGATGCAGGACGGCAGCTTATGCAGGTCGCCGGTACCCCGGCTTGCGCGCTGGAGATCGTCTATTTCCGCTATGGCACGATCGGCGGCGCGAATGAGATTACCAACGCCAGCGCCGCCCTGATGATTCCCAGTGGCGAGCCGGCCTGCAGTGGGCCGCGCCCGACCATGCTCTATGCCCACGGGACCACAACGTATCGCAATTTCAATATTGCCGATCTGGCGCAAACGGACAAGAGAAACGGCGACGGCGCATCAGAAGGCCTGGCCGTTGCCGCCATGTACGCGGCTCAGGGCTATATCGTCATAGCGAGCAACTACGCGGGATATTCAGGCTCCGGTCTTGCTTATCACCCGTACCTGAATGCGGCGCAGCAGTCGGCCGATATGATCGACTCGCTCGCGGCCGGCCGGGTGGCCATGGGCAAAGCAGCCTCACACAAGCTGACCTGGGATAGCGGCAAGCTATTTGTGACCGGCTATTCGCAAGGCGGCTACGTTGCCATGGCCACGCACCGTGCCCTGCAAGCGGCGGGGGTCAACGTGACGGCGGCGTCGATGGGTTCCGGCCCCTATGCCCTCGGGGCCATGGGCGATGCCCTGGTCGCGGGCGAGGTGGATATCGGCGCCACCGTGTTTACGACCCTGATCGCAACAAGCTACCAGCATGCCTATGGGAATCTCTATGGGAATCCAGGCGATTTCTATGAGCCTGCCTACGCGCATAACGTCGAAAAATTGCTGCCGAGCATGACGTCACTGGACGCCTTGATCGAAAAACAAAGACTTCCTGCTACCGCGCTCTTCAGCCTTACAGCTCCTGCCCCGCAGTTTGCAGCGCTGACGCCACCCACGTCATCACCGCTTGCGCCGTCGGACCTGACGCCGATATTTGCCCTCGGGTTCGGCCAGGGCAACCTGGTGCGCAATGAATATCGTCTGAGCATGCTGCAAGACGGACTCGTGAATCCGGACGGCGCATTCCCGAATGCAACGGTTGCGATGGCGCCGGCGGCCAGTCCGGCCCATCCCCTGCGTCACGCATTCATGCGCAATGACTTGCGCAACTGGACGCCGAACACTCCGGTTCAACTCTGCGGCGGGCACAACGACCCGACTGTCTTTTTCTTCAACGCGACCGTCGAGCAGGCTTACTGGAAAAACGCCAAAGTCCCGCAAACGCTGACTACGGTGCTGGACGTGGATTCCTCAGTCGCCGGGACCAATGATCCCTATGCCGCGATCAAGCAAGGCTTTGCCAACGCGAAGGCAACACTGGCCGCGCAGGCTGTAGCCGGCGGCGCTACGGATGGCGGCGCCTCCGCGGTAATCGAGGCTTACCACGGCGATCTGGTGGCGCCGTTTTGCATGGCTGCGGCACGCACGTTCTTTGGGGGCTTCTGA